Genomic segment of Apium graveolens cultivar Ventura chromosome 7, ASM990537v1, whole genome shotgun sequence:
GCCCTATACATACTGTACATATTCTCACTTCCTTTAATTGAGGCCGGCGGCGATTCCGATGTTGATCAGCTCGATGATGCTAAAATTAGCGAAGAATTGAAGAATGTGTCGCGCAAAGCCAGAGAAGATAGTTTTGCTGGTATGATTGATCGAGCTCTTGAGAAAGAGTTCACTGAAGGTGATCAAATTGAAGGTTTGTGCTAGATCTGAACTTAATTCAGTCTCTTTTGTGTTGTTAATTGAAGTTAGTTAGTGGATATATGTGCAGGTTTGAGTGTTTGATTTGTTCGTGTTTACGGAATTTGTTAATTAGTCGGAAGTTGTTAGGATTAGTGGGTGGAGTTTGAAGTGCTCAATTTGTGTTGATTTATTGAATGTTGTTACGGAATGTTAATTAGTCAGGAATTCGGTTAAATTTAGTGTTTGGAGTTTGAGAGGTGTTTGATTtgtttgtggaatttggatttgtGGAGTGTGACTACGGAATGTTAGTTAATTCTAAAGTTGGTGTGTAATTTATGGTTAATTATTAGGAAAAAGTGATTTGGAGATCTTAAGATGTGATACATTTGTTAGCTTATTATTTTGCTGACAAATTTGGGCTAAAAGCAACTTAGAATTTGTTATCATGTTTGGATTCTTTTTATGAATGTCATTATTAAGTAGTTAGATCTGATTGTAAAATGTATACATCAAAAGTACTTCGTTAATTCAGCTTGATGTTTGCCATCTCTTGGCACTGAAAGATAAAGAAGATTATGTGTGGGCTAGAACTTAGGAGTAGTACTTCAGTATTACCGGCCTGAAGAAATCAATTGTGGGTGAAGTTAGAAGTTAGTGGGTGTAGGAAAGTAACTTTATGAGCTAAAATTATTGCCTTCATGCTGTAAATACAGTACTGGCCTGTAAAAATTAAGGGGCATCTAGTGACCACCGTTGCCTCAACTTATATTCGCCCCTGAGCCCCATTTGAAAACTGAGAATGCTGATTTGCAAGATCGAATATATTGATGCAAGTGCTGGACTGCAGCTTAAAAACAGTGGAGAGAAGATTAGCCTGAAGCTGGACCTCTGAGATTCGTGATACTGTTTCTAGTTTATAAAGTCAAGTAGACAAATGCAAACCCCAGAATTGATCTATTGTCAGTGAGCCCTATATATGGGTTATGGCCCATTGATATAATAAGATGCAGTGTAAAAGAATCCTAAATGTTAGATTAGTGTTGTTTCATGAGTACTTAATATCATTTATTTTAGTGATAATCTAAAGTGGAAGATGATTATTAGGGTTCATTTAAGTAAAGATTTGTATATTACCAATCTTGTGAGAAAAAAATTAGCCAGCACAGGCTTTCAGTTCCTTGATAGTACTTACTCTCTGTCCTTTATTGAATGCCCAGCTCTTGCTTATATCAGAAAGTTGACTTTCTTAGAAGTTTTAATTATAGATATATATACAATACTATTAGAAGAAGATCAAACATAAATGGTTTATTGTAGTTTATGTTATCACAAATAATTGGTTTGCCAACGATATTATTTTTGAGAAAGTTCCATATGTGCATTTACTCCAAGCATTACTAGAACTTTATTTAGAACAGAGTAAACTCAGGATTGTCAATTATGTCAAGTAATTGGCATGAAAATTAATACTAAGTTAAGGATGGACTAATAATGAGCTAATGACAGTGAACAGCTGCGTAACATAGGATGACACATTAGGGTAATGAGTGAAAACAGTTGGGATTCATTTGAATATCCTGTGGGGAACTAAATATGTAGTGGATTGAACAGTCATGAGCACTTAAGTGGTCAAAGAAACCATACAGTGAACACAACCCAAAAACCCAATACGTGTAGCAGTGGATCTTTATTAGTCCTTAAGGAGCGCCAAAAGCAGTGTCCATATAGAAATGACGTATTTGGTGTTTCCCGACTCTAAATCTAGACCTCTAGGTAAACTAAGCTCTTGTACCATGATCTACTCTAGAAAAGCATTAAGGTATTAGAAGAAGGCAAGAAGCCACCATATGGTCATAAATCTATTTTAAAACTAATGCATACACCGTACCTATTGAGGCTTCAACGTGTACTTGTCATAATTGTCCTATATCCATGCATGTACGTCAACTTAATTGAAGAGTGTCGGTATACTTCTCTTTGGTCTTCATCAGCTTGTAtttattacttttattttgaaactCCACAAAATCAGTTTGTAAAATTTGTATATGCCCGTAACTTCATCGAATATTCCATTATTATGGCAGAAAATGACGCTGGTGGATTTAACAACAGCGTGAATGAACAACAGGTTGGTGATATCTTCTTGCTTTAGTCATTTAAACTTTTACTATATTTTACGAGACATAAATGGACCAACTTTAGTAGtatgataaaaaatttattgATGAGCCTAAATTCTTTTTTCGtaaaacatatatattttttattagaTGCCTTTCGAAATTTATGTTCATATTATGGAGTTCGAAATTTTTTACTTGGATCTTCTCTCTTGTTAAAGTGTTCTTGAAAGCTCTCATTACTTAACCATTATAGTGGGTTCTACTTTAACAGCATCTTCATCTGCCAGAATAGTTGAAATTTCAGCTACAATGATAGAATGAAGCTTATGCTAGATGCTCTATGTAATTCATTATTTCAATTACGTCTTATCAAAGGTGAACATAACTGATTTGCATGTTTTGTGTTCCTGTTTGTCAGGCAGTTTTGGAGACTGTAGCTAGAGTCAAGTCCAAGAAAAATGACACAAAAGAGGAGAAGTATAGGCTTCTTTCATATACATcatcattatcttcttcattgaatATGCACCTGattaattaaaatgaaatataTTTGAAAAAAAAGTTATCATCCTGTTGAAGAATTGTCTGTTCTGGTACCATGTGATAATTATTTAGGTCATATCGAGTTTTCAACTTGGATAATGACAATGGAGCAGAAGATACCCCTACACTGATAGATCGAAAGGTAAAAATTGTATTTTACATGTGCTATGGTTTAAGTGTCGATACAGTTATTCATGCTTATCAATTTTGCTATAATATTTCAGGACAACGTCTTTATAATCTCAAATTTTAAATCCAAATACCCAGTCTTACAGCTAGATTTGAGGTAAACGTTCATTTTAATAAGGTTGTATTTGGGACGTTACTTGGTTGCTTCTTACTAATTGATGTAATTTGTCATCTATCTTAGGTTGATTTCGGATCTGGTAGTTGTCATTGTGTCTGCAACTTGCGGTGGCATTGCCTTTGCATGTGCTGGACAACCGGTGTGTTAAAGTTCTACATCTTATGTTGTATCCCTTGTAACCTCAATTACTGTTCAAAAAAACTAATCATATACTTTACCTATTTGAAGGTTATGACCGGATACTTACTAGCAGGGTCTCTTGTTGGACCTGGAGGGTTGGATTTTATTAGTGAAATGGTGCAAGTATGTTTCCTCTAACTGTGGTACTTGAAATCtttgtgttatgtgttatatattGTGGCTTCTACTCTATTTATCCACCCTCGTTATTAACTCCTATCTAATAACTGACCTTATAATTGGACCCTATGCTACCCAAACTTGAGTATGAGTGGTCAAATTCttagttttgattttttttttgtgatTCTCGCACAAGGATCTGAAATTGGAAACGGGTGTGGGGACTCCAATTGTATACCTAACATGCAAAATTTTATATTCTAAAATTTTGTGCTTGCTAACAATTATTGTCTAGaacaaaaataatataaatatttatgaTATCAATTGAAAGGTTAATTTTAAAAAAAGTTGTATAGAGGCCTTAAATTACATTTTTGCACCTGACTATAAGATGTGAAAAGGCTAAAGTGTCTTGTTGTAACATAAAAGATAATCAGATCCCATATCCACACCTATGTCATGTCATGTTTGACAATTTTTTTATCTTTGTTCTTTAAATAACTGACTAAGACTATAACACGAGGCAGGAACGACCCTCTCTTTGTCTCTTATCAACATTGCATATATACTAGATATTTGCATGAATGCTTGGGAGATCATAATTACATTAAAGGTTGTGATTTTGTGCCCCCTGTAAAGCTCTTTTCAGTTTCAGTCTTCAAGATCCTGGttttatgtaaaatatatataatctGTTTCCAAGGTAATCGGGTATCTCGAAATGTTACTGATGGGGTCCATGGGGAGCACAAGTGAAGATAATATATACAAATTTGATATTTGTCATGAAATACTTCAGGTTATTTACAGGAGAGAAGATTGTTGTATTTATTTAGTTTACCTGGAGTCTAGCTCTGTTGtatccccccccccccccccccccgcatTATCCCCATACACAGACATATTTGATAGCTTGTCTGTTGATAATATCTTTCTTATGGGCTGCGATTTATGTGTTCCATACCGTGCTCTGGAGATCCTTGTATTAGCAAATTCTATGTGGTCCATCCGCCCAAGTTCATCTTTTATTGTATTTTTCCATATATCTGTATATTTTAATCTTTTCCTGCATCAGTCACAGTACTTCGTTTTTATCCTTCTAGGTTGAGACAGTGGCACAATTTGGTGTaatttttcttctttttgctcTAGGGCTGGAGTTCTCCACAGCAAAGGTTAGTTgatatttgtttgtttttttgcCCTGTACATGCTGAGCTACATTGAATTAGTACCAACACTGGTGCCTAAATTTATCTCCTTCTATTGATAGCTAAAAGTTGTTCGAGCAGTCGCGGTTATGGGAGGCCTGCTTCAGATATTCCTCTTCATGTGCCTCTGTGGAATTATCGCTTCGGTATGCTAGGAAGTTACTAAAATATCTATGAAAGCTTTGCAAGTGGTTTCTGTACTTACTTTTGAGCATAAGTGTGAACAGGTGTAGCAACTGTTTTTTCATATCTTCAGTGATCTGATAGAAAACATATGTTCATTTAAGTACAGCATTAATAATATCTTGAGATGAAAATGCAAAATAAGATAAAGAAAAAGGGTCTGATAGTTAACATCTGTTGAGTTAAGTACAGTCTTAATAACATCTTGAAATGAAAATgcgaaaaaaagaagaaaaaaatggaaaaaaatgATGGAAGAAAGAAAAATGAGAAAAAGAAGCAAAGTGAACCAACTTGAATTTGGGTCGCCGAGTCATGACAATTATATGAAGTACAATTAGATGCCATCCATCTGCAACTATTATTACTTTTTTTTTCAATAAACTTGTTATCAGGTTGTCGGTGTTTTTACTTTATTATAGTGTTGCTTTCTCTTTCAACCAATCCTCCATGTGAGTAGTGACATTATGTGCACATCAAGGGATTTGTAGAAAAGTGGTGGCATTCCTCGCCCAGTTTTGTTAGGGATGTCTTGCATAAAATTTATTGTCACCATTTAATCTGTATTGATGATGGCATTCTAACCCCAATTTTATTAGGATTAAGTTTATACTAGATAACCTTGGGCacatttttatttaaaaattgatCCGATCTTTGCTAATTTTGATACTGCAATCTAAACTATCCACATTATGATGCTTGCAGTTGTGTGGCGGTAAGCCTTCAGAGGGGGTTTTCGTTGGTGCTTTCCTTTCAATGTCTTCTACAGCAGTGGTAAAACTCATGAAGCTCTACTTGTTGCTACAGATGTTCCTCTTTACGATTACAATTAAAATCTTCACATGCAAGTCTTGCCCATTTTGTTCCTTAGGTCCTGAAATTTTTGATGGAGAAAAACAGTGTCAATGCGCTTCACGGTCAAGTTACTATGGGCACACTTATTTTGCAGGTAAATAACACATTGTCTTATATTATCTTTATTTTATGGGTATGACTGTAAATTTGTTTAAGGTTTTGTCATAGCTATAACTCATTAGTTTTTCCTTTTACTTTTCCACTTTACCTTGTGTAAAGGCAGAGCCTTATTAATTAATGCTGTTCCGCTCTATTTTTGACAAAATAAAAGctgttaatttagaaaatatctaCTGTGGGTTTTTGACTCGAAAAGGTCCCGTTTGGTCATCAAAACTTGTATTGTTTTCTGTTCTAGGACTGTGCGGTGGGTTTGCTGTTTGCTCTACTTCCGATATTAGGCGGAACTTCAGGTGTTCTACAAGGAGTTATATCCATGACAAAATCGTAAGTTGTTAGCTTAACACTTATCCTTCCGTTTCTTATGTTATAAGGTGTGTGAGTTATGAATATATTTCTTGGCATCTGTTCATGAAAATCACGATAGTAGGTCATGGACTCTTTTTTTTCTTTATGAAGAAAGGTTTAAATTCCATTCTCTTATGGTGACGAGCTCGAAATCTTGATAAAGCAGAAGTGTTTCCTGTATCAAGCTGCTGCGGTGCTGCCAGAATTTATGAAAAATGCATTTTGCCTTGTCAATAATTTTCTTGCATCAACATAATTTTCTTGCATCAACGGTATCTTCCCATGTTAACGTCTTTGAAGTTCAAAGACATTAACTTGGGAAGATACCATTTATGAACAAATATGGAATCGTGTTACAATCAGCTTTAAGAAGTCCCATATTTGGAAATTGCTACAAactaaaaaattaattttaaacttGAGGCCTGATTCTGAGCACCTTGGATATAGGGTTTAAGAACAATTAATCATGACTGCAGTCCTTAGAGCATAACAAGGTAAGTATTAGGGTTAAGTGTTTTAAACTTACAAAATCCTTTTCATCGCGTGTCCTTACACTGAGTAAGTGTTTAGATCAGACAAGAAGGTACATTGTAGCGTATAAGAAAGATGAAAATGGAAAATGGTTGTAGGTCATTTTTAATGATCTGTAATTTAAAGTATTCCCTGATACAACTTAAAAAACgtgattgttattattgttattattattattattaatgaagtgtgtgtgtgtgtctatatatatattttactaTGACATTATAATGTGATTTTGGTATTGGCTAGGTTGGTAACATTGATTGGTTTTCTGGCTGCTTTAACAATTATGTCCCGTACTTGTGTTCCTTGGTTCCTTAAGCTGATGATAAGCCTATCATCACAGGTATGAATTAGTGTATAAGAGTTATATCATTGCAAAGTATGCTCACAGTTATTTGTGTCAACAACTAAGGGTTTTTAAAACAATATTTTGTTCTTCTGGATGCTTGCTGCAGTGTGCACTTTCTCTTGTTTTTAATAATGCAAAATTTCTTATGCagaccaatgaattatatcagTTGGCAGCAGTTGCTTTTTGCTTGCTTGTAGCATGGGTTCGTTTTCTACCCAAATTCTCTCTCTTAGTTTTCTGCTGACCATGGTCTTCTTTACTCGGATGCTACTTGATGTTTTCCTGTTCGCAATTATTTTTAATGATAAAATTCTTACATGATCCGAGGAGCTTTTCCCACTTACAGAATTAGGTATCCATTTATGTTTATAGAAATTAAGTTTTCAGATCTTTGATGGATTTACAAGGAAAAGAGGATCTACTTCCAGAGTTGTAGGGagaattaaaaaattaaaattatgttttgTAGAAATTGGGGACTCAGAAAGCTTCCTccaaaattaaaaaataaaatgttgTCAGCGAATTTAGTTCAATGGAATTTATGTTTCTTAATTGAATGTTCAGACTTCAGATGTACATGATTCTTGATTTTAACTCATATATTTTAGATCCTTGAGCATTGCTGCATAGCATTACACTATTGCACGTAATATATGAACAAGACTTCATCTTGACCAAATGCATCTTTTTAAGATTCCATAATTGGAACTAGTATAATTTATCGGTTTCTTGTTCCATTTCAGTAGCTTATGTTCCATTTCAGTGTAGTGATAAGCTGGGTTTAAGTTTTGAGCTGGGCTCATTTGCTGCTGGGGTGATGATAGCAACAACCGATCTTGCTCAACACACACTTGAACAAGTAAGTTTACTTTATTCTTGTTAGTTGGCTATGGCAAAAAGTATCGTTCTTTCTCTCTTATAACTGCAGTCAGCATCTTATGTTCAGTATTTAAGGGGAAAGCATATTGGTTAAAATGACGTAGTCTGTTCTACTTGTACATTTGAAAAGTTTACTTTCAGTACAAGCACACACATAAAGCTACATAGCAGAGTTGATTTTGATGTTAGATATCATCAAAAGGTTGAATGGAGCTCAGATGTTGGTACATGTTTCTCATCTTTTTGTTGTGGACAAATATGATTAGAGTTTATACAACTAATAAACCTGTAAATGAAAAACTTTCATCTTAAATATTAATGGTTATATAATTTCAGAGCCCTGATCTTGTCTTGATGAAATTTACTTGCTAAATTTCAAGTTTTCATCCGCTTTTCGAATTTATCTCTTGAATACCTATAAGTGAGGGTGAGGGTTTATGGTGAAGATACAATACCTTATTATTTTTTGGATGTGTGTAAAATCTTAATGGCGGAACTTATCTAAATTTCAATAATTGCGTAATCGACCTTGTTCAATTTTTCCTCTGAAAAGATATAGCAAATTATCAGAAGAGTAGCAAGTTCCCCTTTTTATTATTTTGTGATGGTCATTGTTAGAATATGATCAATATTTACGTGGTTAATAGTGTAAGTGAATTCCCTTGGTTTACACACTGCTTAAATCTTTATTGCTTATGCAGGTTGAACCCATTCGAAACTTCTTTGCAGCCCTCTTTCtcgccagcattggaatgctgATTCATGTCCATTTTCTTTGGAATCATGTTGATATTTTGTTAGCTTCAGTTTTATTAGTGGTGGTTGTTAAAACAGTTATAATTTCCGTAGTTGTCAAGGGTTTTGGCTATAACAACAAGACCTCAATTCTGGTAAGATGTCATGTTGCAGCGTTGTGTGAATATACTTATTACGGTTCCATAGATGTTTTTGTACTAAAAGGTTCCTCGAGTCTTCAACGATGCAGGTTGGGATGTCTTTAGCTCAGATAGGGGAATTCGCTTTTGTCCTTCTCAGCCGTGCTTCAAACCTTCATCTAGTTGAGGTTATTTCTTAATTAGTTT
This window contains:
- the LOC141671189 gene encoding K(+) efflux antiporter 4-like → MSRRRSPRSSVRRRVYIISIYALYILYIFSLPLIEAGGDSDVDQLDDAKISEELKNVSRKAREDSFAGMIDRALEKEFTEGDQIEENDAGGFNNSVNEQQAVLETVARVKSKKNDTKEEKSYRVFNLDNDNGAEDTPTLIDRKDNVFIISNFKSKYPVLQLDLRLISDLVVVIVSATCGGIAFACAGQPVMTGYLLAGSLVGPGGLDFISEMVQVETVAQFGVIFLLFALGLEFSTAKLKVVRAVAVMGGLLQIFLFMCLCGIIASLCGGKPSEGVFVGAFLSMSSTAVVLKFLMEKNSVNALHGQVTMGTLILQDCAVGLLFALLPILGGTSGVLQGVISMTKSLVTLIGFLAALTIMSRTCVPWFLKLMISLSSQTNELYQLAAVAFCLLVAWCSDKLGLSFELGSFAAGVMIATTDLAQHTLEQVEPIRNFFAALFLASIGMLIHVHFLWNHVDILLASVLLVVVVKTVIISVVVKGFGYNNKTSILVGMSLAQIGEFAFVLLSRASNLHLVEGKLYLLLLGTTALSLVTTPLLFKLIPAVVHLGILLRWFSPDSQTEIVFKGENLRSDSAKQRIALVAKDLMIHEV